In the genome of Nitrospirota bacterium, the window GAATATTCCTTTCAAGAATTTTTGTTCTTCCTTGTTTTCAAAACTTGCCGCCTGAAGATGCGAGCTGTTGAGATAGAGCACATCCTTCACTTTGTCGACGATCAGTCCCATCAAGGTACTCTTAAATTTAATAATCAGAATATGATCGGGGGACCCGGATTCGCTCTGGGTCAATTCAAGCAGATTTCTCAAATCAATAATCGGAATGACCACATCTCTCAAATCAATGACCCCCTTAAAGGGTTTTTTTAACTGAGGCACTTCCATCGGAGGCTTGAAATAGATAATTTCAACTATCCCGGAAAGGGGAAGTGAAAAATTCTTGTCTTGAATCCTGAAATGCAGAACCTTGAAATCAGATTCCATCGATTACCTCGTTTGTGCGACTTTGACTTTGCTGATCTCTTCGTTGAAAAAATCAGCCTGTTTAATAAGCTGTTTCACCGTATCCGTCATTTCACTTGCCAACTGATTATCTCGAAGGATAAGTTTCTGAATTTCTGATAGAGCCGCTCCAACGGACTCCTCGCTTGCTCTCTGCTGATCGATCCCCCGGACGATCTCCTGAACCTGCGTGTTCACATGATCTGCTTCCTCGGTTATTAAACGCGTCCCCTGAAGCTGTTCATTCGTAGACGACTTCAATTTATTAGAAATGTCCCGCATCTTTACCGAAGCGCTCATAATCTGCTCGCCCCCTTTGGACTGTTCCTGCGTGGCCCGGACAATTTCCTTCGACATCGAAGTAATTTTCTCAACGGAGTCTTTAATCCGGTGAATGCCACTCACTTGATCCGCGGTTGCTTCCATAATGGTTCTGGCAAGATCTGCCGAATTTTTAGAACTCTCAAGGATTTTTCCGACAGCATCTCCCGCTGCCAGAGACAGCCGCATTCCTTCTTCCACGCTTTCGTAACCCGCATTGATCGATAAAACGGCATCCTTGGTTTCCGATTGAACGTCATTGATCAATCGGGATATTTCATTTGTGGAGGAGGCGGTTCGATCTGCCAGCTTCTTAATTTCATCCGCTACGACTGCAAAGCCCTTTCCCTGTTCTCCCGCCTGAGCGGCCAAAATTGCGGCATTTAAAGCCAAAAGATTTGTCTGTTTTGTCACTTCGCTGATCACGGTCAGAATATTTCCGATATCTTCGGAACTTTTTCCAAGTCGATGAATGACATGTGAGGATTTTTCAACCGTGGCTTTAATTTTCTTCATGCCGTCAATCGTCTTGACAATCGCCCGAACACCAAGATCATGAGCATCTAAACTGACCTGTTCGGATATTTGCGCAGCCTCTTTGGCTGTTTCTTCCACTTTCCTTACCGAGGCGTCAATTTGATTGACCGAGTCCACAGCCTGATGTGCGGTTCGAGAAAGATGATCGACATTTTCACTGACTTCTTTGATGGCCGACGTCATTTCAATCAGCGACGAAGAAGTGGTATCCACCGCAGACGAAAGAATTCCGGCCTGGGTCGAGATTTCCCCTATCGACGCTCCCATTTCCACAATCGAAGATGAAGTCGCCTCCGAAGCGGTGAGAAGAACCTTAACCCCCGCCGAGATAGAGTTCCAGGTCACAAGTGCCTGTCGATTGGTATCGGCTGTCTTTTCGGCAAAACTGTTCTGATTTGATGCGCTTTCATTGACTTTTTCGGCAGAACTCTGAATCTGATAAGAAGCCGAAACCACCTCCTGAGACATCGATTGAAAGTTTCCGATCATCTTGTTAAAGTTTTCGCTGATCTGATTTAGTCCTCTTCCTAACATATTCCATTCTTCTCTGGTTTCCTCTTTTACTCTCTGGCTGTAATCATTTTCGGCAATCAGAAGAGTCAATCGGGTCATTTCTTTCAAAGGCTTAGACACTTTTCTTAAAAAGAACCAGAAAACTGAAACTGCAAAGAGAATAAAAATGAAGAGCATTCCCAAATGAACCGATAAGATTCCGGCTATTTTCTGTTCAGCGGATCCGGAAAATTCGTTTAGTTTCGTCTCAATCATCGACTTTGAAATCAGGTACGAGAGAATTCCGAAAATCAGGAAGAGCCCCGTCAATTGAAACAGCAGCCGACCTACCCACTTTGAATTTGAATTGAGTTTTTCAGCCAAGGTCCTTTTCCCTCTATTCTAAGTTGTCCGGATGACATTCATTTCATTTTGAATGACATCCACGATCCGTTCGATAAAAAGAAGAATAATCAATCTGTTTTTGAAAGTCGCAATCCCCCTGATCATTTCCTGTCCCATTTGATTTAGAAGCGGCGGAGGAGGTTTAATCTCTTCATCTGTTATCTTGATCACATCAGTCACGCCGTCGACCATCAGGCCAAAGTAACCCTGTTCAATCTGAATAATAATAATTCTTCTTAACTTTTCATGTTCATCCTGCACTTTCATCTCTAACTCGGACAGTTTCAGATTCGCCAGCTTGTTAGCCAGCTTAAATACTGGAATAATCACACCCCTTAAAGAGATAATACCAAGCAAAATAGGAGAACTGCCGGGAATCACCGTCATATCGGTTACCCGGATAATTTCTTTGATCTGGCTGACGGGAATGGCATATTCTTCCAGGTTCATTGAAAAACCCAAGAGCTCCATCTTCTCGTCAACGACAAGAGAAGTTTCCGCTCCTTCCTTTTCAGCAGGCTGTTTGGAGGCTGATTCACTTTGAGCCTGAACTCCGGGTTCGGAAGCCGCTAACGTTTCGGTATCAGGCGCCGACTTGCTTTCCAGACCCGGTGACAGGACGGGAGGATTCGTTTCAGCCGGGACTGCGATCGTCTCCGGAAGGACATCTAAAACAGCGGTTTGAGTATCCTCTTTTTGAAAGACGGATTTCGATCTGACCGGCGTGCGAACAACGGTTCTTTTCTTTCCGCGAACTAAACGTTTCTCTTTTTTAACCATGGACGGCCTTCTTTTTTAGAACTTCTTCAATCAGCATAGCCACATCCAGAACCAAAATCGTTTTCCGATTTCCCAATTCGCAGGCGCCTGCGATGCCGGGCAATGTCCCGAGAATGTTTCCGAGTGATTTGATCACAATTTCCTGTTGTCCTATCACGTCATCCACAATGAGTCCAATTCGTTTTTCGGCGGAACCCACCACGATGACGTAAATGGAATCCTCCCGACGAATGGATAAGCTTTTTTGATAAAGTTCCTCGAGACGAACCAGGGGGAGCGTCTGATCTCGCAATTGAATGACATCTCGCTGGTCTATCGATTTCACATCCGATTTGGCCACAATGAGACTTTCGGACACAGAATTGAGCGGTATGGCATAAGTTTCCTGTCCAATTTCAACAATGAGCGCACGAATAATAATCAGGGTTATGGGAAGAGTAATCGAAAATTTGGAACCGCGTCCCGGATCGGTCTCGACATTCACCATCCCGGACAGCTTTGCAATATTTTTTGCGACGACATCCAGCCCGACTCCTCTTCCCGATAGATCGGTTACCGCCTTGCTGGTGCTAAACCCTGGAAGAAATATAAAATTGATCAAATCTTTCGGAGAATATTCCTTTTTCGGATCGGCCAGGTTTTTTTCAATCGCTTTTTGATAAACCGCCTGAAGTTCGATTCCCTGGCCGTCGTCCTCCACTTCAATCAGAACGTTGTTCCCTTTTTGGGTTGCTCTCAAATTGAGATTCCCGCTCTCGGTCTTCCCGGCGGCCAACCTTTCCTCTTTCGATTCCAATCCGTGGTCAATCGCGTTCCGAATCAAATGCATCAACGGATCGGCAATCGCCTCAATCATCGATTTGTCGAGAGACGTCTCCTCACCCGATATATGAACGTTGACGGGTTTATCCAGTTCTCTGGAAATCTTTCTAACCATTCGGACAAGCCGGTCGAAAATCTGACCCACGGGCGTCATCCTGACCTGTACGAGATTATCCTGCAATTCGCTTATCTTCCGGCTGATGCTTTCTAGCGCTTTTTGAAAGTCGAGGTTTAAATCGGAATAACTGTTCTTTTCCATCAAAGATCTGCCCAGCTGTTGAATCACGGATTTATTGAGAACCAATTCTCCGACAATATTCATCAAGGCGTCCAACTTGGTGATATCGACCCTTACGGTTTGAGTGACACTTTTAACCGTCTCCGAATTCTCATCCTGGGACGCACCTCCGAAAGAGGCGGCATTGGCAGGTCCCGAGTCTGAAGCCGTTCGGGTTGGAAGGCCTCCTATTCTGGAAAACTCGATCTTTTCGCCGACCCATTCGACCTCGAGTTGAGGAAGATTCTCCTTGGAAGCGACAATGATTTTAAACATGATTCCGGCGTCGGGCGAAAGTCCGGTCACGGGAAGGGAGGTGATGACCTCTCCGTACGGTTTTATTTGATCCAGTGTCTTGACCAATTCAAGATCAAATGTTTCAAGCTTGTAATGAACTCGCATTTCATAGATTCCAAGCCCTTTCTTCTGATTGTCCTGCAGGCGAAAAGTTTCATATTCCGTAAATGTCTTGAGGATATCCGGCGAAATCCCTCCTCTGAGGGGATCTTTTCCGCCTGAATCCGTTTTATTCAACAGACGATCATCAATCCTTTGAATCATCGGTTGCGGATCAATCGTCTTTTTCCCGGGAGAACTGTAATTTTGAAGCATATTTCTCAACATGTCCGAAGCCTCGGTCAACAGGTCGAAAAGGGAGTCATCAAACTCCAGTTTTCCGAGTCTCAATTTGTCCAAAAGATCTTCCATCCGGTGTGACAGATTAGAAACCGGGATAAGACCGACCATCCCGGCAGTTCCTTTGAGCGTATGAATGGCTCTGAAAAGGGAATGAATCGTGTTAGGCGAAATACCTGACTCGCTCCTTTTTTCTGCATCCATAGAAAAAAGACTCTGATCGACGGTTTCTATGATCTCTTCCGCCTCGATCATGAAATCCTTGAGAAGCATATCCTGTTTTTTTGTTGCCATTAATTCATGACCTTATGAATGACTTTTTTCAGATTGTCAGGATGAAAAGGCTTGGTGACATATTCAGACGCACCAAGAGCCAGTCCTTTTTGAATCTCCTTTTCGCCCTGTTCGGTGGAGACAATAATCATTGGAATCGCCTTGTATCGTGGGTTTTCTTTCACAAATTTAACCACTTCCAGGCCGTTGATATTGGGCATGTTGATGTCTGTAATGATGAGATCAAACGATTGCGTCGGAAGGGCTTTAAGCGCCTCGATTCCGTTTTTGACCTCCACTGCCTCAAATCCCAATATGTCTTCAACTGTGGTCACAATCAAAGACCTCATCGTTGATGAATCCTCTACCACCAATACTTTTTTACCCATATTTTTGTTCCTCTTTTGTCATGACATATAAAAAATAACCGACATTAAACAAATTGTCCAATCTCCATTTTCTATTTTCCCTTTTTTTCGAGCATCATTTTTCCAAACGCGTATCCTGCAATTTTCAGAAAAGTCTCCAATCCCTCGACTTCTCCAATCTCTCGGGTCATCGGGAGATTGTCTCCGTACAGAAAAGCAATCACCCGCCCTTCATTCATGATCGGACCGACAAACACTTCACCCGGCCATTCTCCACCAAGATGATTGACAACTTCCGAATGCCATTTTAGTTTTTCAAGGGGGCCTTTGAAATTCGTTTTCTGCTGAAATACCGTCTTAAAAACAGACTCTTCGGCCAACGGAATTCTAATTTTCCGGATCTCTTCATCCGGAGACTTTCCCGCCAAAACAATGCCGCACTGACCCCATCCCCAGACTTCCTCTTTCTTGACCAGAAAGACCAGTCCACGGTTTAACAATTCGCTCGCAAATCGAAGGATGAGAAGAATGACTTCGCCTCCTGATGACGGGGAAGAAAGCTCATCGATCATGGTATTGAGAAGCTGGAGGTCTTTTCGGAGTCCCTCTCCTTCTGGCCGGGCCGTTTTTTCAATTGAGGTCTCTCTTTGAATTTCATCCTGAAAAGTGGGTGTCCGGACGGGCGATGGTTCCAGGATATCCCTAACTGAAGTTTCTTCTTCCTGTTCCTCTTCTACTTCCCCTTTTCCTTCTTCATCAGACATTCTCGCTCCTTCCAGAAGAAGGTATTCCGCGCTCATGCCATTTGAAAGAATAATCGAATCGTCTCCCGGCGCTCCCAGTTCGAAATGAAAGAATCCCTTTCTCCAGCTGAGGAGTTCACGTACAACCGCAGTCATATGTGAGCGAAGTTCTTTCTCCAGAATCTCTTTATCCACGCCGATTTCATGCAATATGGTCCCAATCGGCTTTTCGACACTCTGTTGCTTCTGGAGGCCGACAGCCTGGGTCAACACTTCCTGTGAAATAATCCCTTTCTTTGCAAGCGAAAGGCCAAAGGGGCCTACCGAAGGTGCGCTACCAAAAATAATCTGTCCCCGGCTGAAAATGACATATCCACTATCCTGCTGGCGACGAATGGAAAGTTCGCCAGATCGTTTGCTTAAACTCAAAATTTGAATGATGTCGGCAAGGCCGAGATCTTCGAGTTGGCCTTCAAGACTCATAACACTCCATTGAGCGCGTTGGAGGAAAAACGCCTAAGGCACCTTTTGACCAACCGGATACTGCATTTTGACCATGAGTTGATCGGATATCACCGTGAGAAGGCAGAAAAAACGTATAAATAAGCAGACTCCCTACAAACCTGATAAGAATATAACGATTTAATTATATCAGATAAATAAGGTTTGTCATTTCAGGCGGGAGTGAAGTTGTTTCACCAAACCGGGGCTCTTCCTGAAATCCGATTGGTAGAGATCTCAATAGGTAATACGGGTTGAAACAGACTTCGGGGAATATACCGCCGTCGGCTTCGACCGACTATTCCCCCATTGTGGATTAGATTATTTTAAACGAGTACTCTTCAATGATGGGATTAGCCAGAAGTTTATCGCACATCTCCTGAATCTGGGCGGAGCTCAATTTCGGCTGGGTCGCGTTAACTTCGATCTGTATCAATTTACCTATCCTTACGCCGGTCAGACCGGAAAAACCGAGATTTTCAAGTGCGTGATGGACCGCTTTTCCCTGCGGATCGAGAATTTCCTTTTTCGGCATCACCTTTATTTCTATTTTCATTTGTCCGGTCCCTATATTAATACAATCACTTCAAAAGGTTTCTAAGATTTGTTCACAGGCCCCTCAAACAGGACCCGATGCAAGGCCGCAGAATCGAGGCGACGGAGGCGTATGAGGTTTATAGGTTGACGAAGCCGAAATTCGAGAACACAGCAAATGGTCTTTTTCAGGAGCCTTTCAATCGGCGGTGACTCGGCGGAAGACTTCCTGATACGCCTCTTCGACCTTCCCCATATCTCTCCGGAACCGGTCTTTGTCAAGTTTTTCCAATGACACTTTGTCCCAGATGCGGCAAGTATCAGGGCAAATTTCATCACCCAGAACGATATTCCCTTTATAAACACCAAACTCCAGCTTAAAATCAACCAAAATAAGCCCGCGAGAATCAAAAAACCGGATCAATACCTGGTTGATTTGCACGGCCAATTGATCGATCTTCTTCAGCTCTTCCGGCGTTGCCAGATGCAGCAGGGCGACATGCTGATTATTGATAAAAGGATCTCCCAACGCATCATTTTTCAAATAATATTCCACTACCGGAAATGCCAAATTCGTCCCTTCCTCGATCCCCAAACGTTTCGACATACTCCCTGCTGCAACGTTCCGGACAACCACCTCGATGGGAATGATTTTGATCCGGCGGGTCACCACTTCCCGATCGTTCAATCGTTTCACAAAATGGGTCGGAACTCCCTCTTTTTCAAGGAGCAGAAAGAGCTTCTCACTGATCTGGTTATTAAAGACCCCCTTGTTGAGAATGGTCCCTTTCTTCTGTGCATTA includes:
- a CDS encoding chemotaxis protein CheW, giving the protein MESDFKVLHFRIQDKNFSLPLSGIVEIIYFKPPMEVPQLKKPFKGVIDLRDVVIPIIDLRNLLELTQSESGSPDHILIIKFKSTLMGLIVDKVKDVLYLNSSHLQAASFENKEEQKFLKGIF
- a CDS encoding response regulator — its product is MGKKVLVVEDSSTMRSLIVTTVEDILGFEAVEVKNGIEALKALPTQSFDLIITDINMPNINGLEVVKFVKENPRYKAIPMIIVSTEQGEKEIQKGLALGASEYVTKPFHPDNLKKVIHKVMN
- a CDS encoding DUF4388 domain-containing protein, with translation MSLEGQLEDLGLADIIQILSLSKRSGELSIRRQQDSGYVIFSRGQIIFGSAPSVGPFGLSLAKKGIISQEVLTQAVGLQKQQSVEKPIGTILHEIGVDKEILEKELRSHMTAVVRELLSWRKGFFHFELGAPGDDSIILSNGMSAEYLLLEGARMSDEEGKGEVEEEQEEETSVRDILEPSPVRTPTFQDEIQRETSIEKTARPEGEGLRKDLQLLNTMIDELSSPSSGGEVILLILRFASELLNRGLVFLVKKEEVWGWGQCGIVLAGKSPDEEIRKIRIPLAEESVFKTVFQQKTNFKGPLEKLKWHSEVVNHLGGEWPGEVFVGPIMNEGRVIAFLYGDNLPMTREIGEVEGLETFLKIAGYAFGKMMLEKKGK
- a CDS encoding chemotaxis protein CheA — protein: MATKKQDMLLKDFMIEAEEIIETVDQSLFSMDAEKRSESGISPNTIHSLFRAIHTLKGTAGMVGLIPVSNLSHRMEDLLDKLRLGKLEFDDSLFDLLTEASDMLRNMLQNYSSPGKKTIDPQPMIQRIDDRLLNKTDSGGKDPLRGGISPDILKTFTEYETFRLQDNQKKGLGIYEMRVHYKLETFDLELVKTLDQIKPYGEVITSLPVTGLSPDAGIMFKIIVASKENLPQLEVEWVGEKIEFSRIGGLPTRTASDSGPANAASFGGASQDENSETVKSVTQTVRVDITKLDALMNIVGELVLNKSVIQQLGRSLMEKNSYSDLNLDFQKALESISRKISELQDNLVQVRMTPVGQIFDRLVRMVRKISRELDKPVNVHISGEETSLDKSMIEAIADPLMHLIRNAIDHGLESKEERLAAGKTESGNLNLRATQKGNNVLIEVEDDGQGIELQAVYQKAIEKNLADPKKEYSPKDLINFIFLPGFSTSKAVTDLSGRGVGLDVVAKNIAKLSGMVNVETDPGRGSKFSITLPITLIIIRALIVEIGQETYAIPLNSVSESLIVAKSDVKSIDQRDVIQLRDQTLPLVRLEELYQKSLSIRREDSIYVIVVGSAEKRIGLIVDDVIGQQEIVIKSLGNILGTLPGIAGACELGNRKTILVLDVAMLIEEVLKKKAVHG
- a CDS encoding phosphoribosylaminoimidazolesuccinocarboxamide synthase encodes the protein MIKKEMIYEGKAKKLYLTEDPDLIIQYFKDDATAFNAQKKGTILNKGVFNNQISEKLFLLLEKEGVPTHFVKRLNDREVVTRRIKIIPIEVVVRNVAAGSMSKRLGIEEGTNLAFPVVEYYLKNDALGDPFINNQHVALLHLATPEELKKIDQLAVQINQVLIRFFDSRGLILVDFKLEFGVYKGNIVLGDEICPDTCRIWDKVSLEKLDKDRFRRDMGKVEEAYQEVFRRVTAD
- the purS gene encoding phosphoribosylformylglycinamidine synthase subunit PurS, whose amino-acid sequence is MKIEIKVMPKKEILDPQGKAVHHALENLGFSGLTGVRIGKLIQIEVNATQPKLSSAQIQEMCDKLLANPIIEEYSFKII
- a CDS encoding purine-binding chemotaxis protein CheW: MVKKEKRLVRGKKRTVVRTPVRSKSVFQKEDTQTAVLDVLPETIAVPAETNPPVLSPGLESKSAPDTETLAASEPGVQAQSESASKQPAEKEGAETSLVVDEKMELLGFSMNLEEYAIPVSQIKEIIRVTDMTVIPGSSPILLGIISLRGVIIPVFKLANKLANLKLSELEMKVQDEHEKLRRIIIIQIEQGYFGLMVDGVTDVIKITDEEIKPPPPLLNQMGQEMIRGIATFKNRLIILLFIERIVDVIQNEMNVIRTT